The Thermobispora bispora DSM 43833 genome window below encodes:
- the atpB gene encoding F0F1 ATP synthase subunit A, protein MTLLTLPAADRFEAPGPSIFDFPPLFEGAPYWLTKPVVSAILGALIVCALAWSAFAKPQLVPRGMQNIGEKGYEFVRDQVAKPFLGKDTDRFMPLLLSVFFLILLWNLFGVIPLIQFPVASHIAFPAVFALTIYVVKIYLGIKHQGLIGYFRNMMFPPGLPKPIYILLAPIELLSNMIIAPFTHAVRLFANMFAGHLILAFFSLVGFWFLFEKLTPLGAPVGVIGVVMTIAMTGLEIFIQFLQAFLFTLLAAMYIGSSLHPDH, encoded by the coding sequence GTGACCCTGCTGACGCTGCCGGCCGCAGACCGCTTCGAGGCCCCCGGTCCGTCCATCTTCGACTTCCCTCCGCTCTTCGAGGGCGCGCCGTACTGGCTGACCAAGCCGGTCGTGAGCGCGATCCTCGGCGCCCTCATCGTGTGCGCGCTGGCGTGGAGCGCCTTCGCCAAGCCGCAGCTCGTGCCGCGCGGCATGCAGAACATCGGCGAGAAGGGCTATGAGTTCGTCCGCGATCAGGTGGCCAAGCCGTTCCTCGGCAAGGACACCGATCGCTTCATGCCCCTGCTCCTGTCGGTGTTCTTCCTGATCCTGCTGTGGAACCTGTTCGGCGTGATCCCGCTGATCCAGTTCCCGGTCGCGTCGCACATCGCGTTCCCGGCGGTCTTCGCGCTCACGATCTACGTCGTGAAGATCTACCTGGGCATCAAGCACCAGGGGCTGATCGGCTACTTCCGGAACATGATGTTCCCGCCCGGGCTGCCCAAGCCGATCTACATCCTGCTCGCGCCGATCGAGCTCCTGTCGAACATGATCATCGCGCCGTTCACCCACGCCGTCCGGCTCTTCGCGAACATGTTCGCCGGCCACCTCATCCTGGCCTTCTTCAGCCTGGTGGGCTTCTGGTTCCTGTTCGAGAAGCTCACCCCGCTCGGCGCTCCGGTGGGCGTGATCGGCGTGGTCATGACGATCGCGATGACCGGCCTGGAGATCTTCATTCAGTTCCTGCAGGCGTTCCTGTTCACCCTGCTGGCCGCCATGTACATCGGCAGCTCGCTCCACCCGGACCACTGA
- the prmC gene encoding peptide chain release factor N(5)-glutamine methyltransferase: MSLLLDEIARATARLAEAGVPSPRADAEEIAAFVHGVSRGRLHTVKDEDFDARFWEGIARREAREPLQHITGRAYFRYLSLEVGPGVFVPRPETEVMTGWAIDRLREMDVASPIVVDLGTGSGAIALSIAQEVALAQVHAVEIDPVAYSWAKKNVLEHGQGRVFLHPEDLADCLPELNGQVDLVISNPPYIPPGEVPRDPEVRDYDPSRALYGSGEDGLGEIRAVERTARRLLRPGGYVAVEHAECQANAVYWLFAEEKGWRDVRTRQDLTGRDRFVTARLSQD, translated from the coding sequence ATGTCGCTCCTGCTCGACGAGATCGCTCGCGCGACAGCCCGGCTTGCCGAGGCGGGTGTGCCGTCGCCTCGCGCGGACGCCGAAGAGATCGCGGCCTTCGTCCACGGCGTGTCGCGCGGGCGGCTGCATACGGTCAAGGACGAGGACTTCGATGCCCGGTTCTGGGAGGGCATCGCCCGGCGCGAGGCCCGGGAGCCGCTCCAGCACATCACCGGCCGCGCGTACTTCCGCTACCTCTCGCTCGAGGTGGGGCCCGGGGTGTTCGTGCCCCGCCCGGAGACCGAGGTGATGACCGGGTGGGCGATCGACCGGCTGCGGGAGATGGACGTCGCCTCGCCGATCGTCGTCGACCTCGGCACCGGGTCGGGGGCGATCGCGCTGTCGATCGCGCAAGAGGTCGCGCTCGCTCAGGTCCACGCCGTGGAAATCGATCCGGTAGCGTACAGCTGGGCGAAGAAGAACGTCCTCGAGCACGGCCAGGGACGCGTGTTCCTCCACCCGGAGGATCTCGCCGACTGCCTGCCCGAGCTCAACGGCCAGGTCGACCTGGTGATCTCCAACCCGCCGTACATCCCGCCCGGCGAGGTGCCGCGCGACCCGGAGGTCCGCGACTACGACCCCTCGCGGGCGCTGTACGGCTCGGGGGAGGACGGTCTCGGCGAGATCAGGGCGGTCGAGCGCACCGCCCGGCGGCTGCTGCGGCCGGGCGGGTACGTGGCCGTGGAGCACGCCGAGTGCCAGGCGAACGCGGTCTACTGGCTGTTCGCCGAGGAGAAGGGCTGGCGTGACGTGCGAACGCGGCAGGACCTGACCGGACGGGATCGCTTCGTCACCGCCCGGCTGAGCCAGGACTGA
- the atpA gene encoding F0F1 ATP synthase subunit alpha: MAELTIRPDEIRDALERFVQAYEPEGAAREEIGTVVDAADGIAHVSGLPSTMANELLEFEDGTRGIALNLDVREIGVVILGDFSKIEEGQRVRRTGEVLSVPVGEGYLGRVVDPLGNPLDGKGPIETEGRRALELQAPSVIQRQPVKEPLQTGIKAIDAMTPIGRGQRQLIIGDRGTGKTAIAIDTILNQKENWLSGDPKKQVRCIYVAVGQKGSTIAQVKARLEEMGAMEYTTIVAAPASDPAGFKYIAPYTGSAIGQHWMYQGKHVLIIFDDLSKQADAYRAVSLLLRRPPGREAFPGDVFYLHSRLLERCAKLSDEMGGGSLTGLPIIETKGNDVSAFIPTNVISITDGQCFLETDLFNAGVRPAINVGISVSRVGGSAQIKAMKKVAGTLRLALSQYRELEAFAAFASDLDAASRAQLERGARLVELLKQPQFSPFPVEQQVVSVWAGTSGELDDVPVEDIRRFEAEFLEYLQANHKGVFDSIRETKDLSDDTITTLKDAITEFKKSFTTSSGELLIKEEPVEALDASEVGQEKIVKHVRKTEKK, encoded by the coding sequence ATGGCGGAGCTTACGATCCGGCCGGACGAGATCCGGGACGCGCTTGAGCGCTTCGTCCAGGCGTACGAGCCGGAAGGTGCCGCGCGTGAGGAGATCGGGACCGTCGTCGACGCCGCCGACGGCATCGCCCACGTCTCCGGCCTCCCCTCGACGATGGCGAACGAGCTCCTCGAGTTCGAGGACGGCACGCGCGGCATCGCGCTGAACCTGGACGTCCGGGAGATCGGCGTCGTTATCCTGGGCGACTTCAGCAAGATCGAAGAAGGGCAGCGGGTCCGCCGTACCGGCGAGGTGCTGTCCGTGCCGGTCGGCGAGGGGTACCTCGGCCGGGTGGTCGACCCGCTCGGCAACCCGCTCGACGGCAAGGGCCCGATCGAGACCGAAGGGCGCCGGGCGCTCGAGCTGCAGGCCCCCTCGGTCATCCAGCGGCAGCCGGTGAAGGAGCCGCTGCAGACCGGCATCAAGGCGATCGACGCCATGACGCCGATCGGCCGGGGCCAGCGGCAGCTCATCATCGGCGACCGGGGCACCGGGAAGACCGCGATCGCGATCGACACGATCCTCAACCAGAAGGAGAACTGGCTCTCCGGCGACCCGAAGAAGCAGGTGCGCTGCATCTACGTCGCCGTCGGCCAGAAGGGATCGACGATCGCCCAGGTGAAGGCGCGCCTGGAGGAGATGGGGGCGATGGAGTACACCACCATCGTCGCCGCCCCGGCGTCCGACCCGGCGGGCTTCAAGTACATCGCGCCCTACACCGGCTCCGCCATCGGGCAGCACTGGATGTACCAGGGCAAGCACGTCCTCATCATCTTCGACGACCTGTCGAAGCAGGCTGACGCCTACCGTGCGGTGTCCCTGCTGCTGCGCCGCCCGCCGGGGCGTGAGGCGTTCCCGGGCGACGTCTTCTACCTGCACTCCCGGCTGCTGGAGCGGTGCGCCAAGCTGTCGGACGAGATGGGCGGCGGGTCGCTCACCGGCCTGCCGATCATCGAGACCAAGGGGAACGACGTGTCGGCGTTCATCCCGACCAACGTCATCTCCATCACCGACGGCCAGTGCTTCCTGGAGACCGACCTGTTCAACGCCGGTGTCCGGCCGGCGATCAACGTCGGTATCTCCGTCTCCCGGGTGGGTGGGTCCGCCCAGATCAAGGCGATGAAGAAGGTCGCCGGTACGCTCCGGCTCGCGCTGTCGCAGTACCGCGAGCTCGAGGCGTTCGCCGCCTTCGCCTCCGACCTGGACGCGGCCTCCCGGGCCCAGCTCGAGCGGGGCGCCCGGCTGGTCGAGCTGCTCAAGCAGCCTCAGTTCAGCCCGTTCCCCGTGGAGCAGCAGGTAGTCTCGGTGTGGGCCGGCACCTCCGGTGAGCTCGACGATGTGCCGGTCGAGGACATCCGCCGCTTCGAGGCGGAGTTCCTCGAGTACCTCCAGGCCAACCACAAGGGCGTCTTCGACAGCATCCGGGAGACCAAGGACCTCTCGGATGACACGATCACCACGCTGAAGGACGCCATCACGGAGTTCAAGAAGAGCTTCACCACCTCCAGCGGCGAACTGCTGATCAAGGAGGAGCCGGTGGAGGCCCTCGACGCCAGCGAGGTCGGCCAGGAGAAGATCGTCAAGCACGTCCGCAAGACAGAGAAGAAGTAG
- the prfA gene encoding peptide chain release factor 1: MNLDELVKEYADLEQKLADPAVHADQAKARKYGKRYAELTPIITTYRELQSVREDLEAARELAREDPAFAEEAAELEAKIPELEDRLKRLLIPKDPNDGKDIIMEIKAGEGGEESALFAADLLRMYLRYAERLGYKAEIISAQPSELGGYKDVTISIKGKEGAWSRLKYEGGVHRVQRVPVTESQGRIHTSAAGVLVYPEAEEIDVQIDPNDLRIDVFRSSGPGGQSVNTTDSAVRITHIPTGVVVSCQNEKSQLQNKEAAMRILRARLLALAQQEAEAAAAAERRSQVRTVDRSERIRTYNFPENRISDHRVGYKAYNLDQVLDGDLDGVIQALIDAELAEKLAAHTSS, from the coding sequence TTGAACCTTGACGAGCTCGTGAAGGAGTACGCGGACCTCGAACAGAAGCTCGCCGACCCCGCGGTGCACGCCGACCAGGCGAAGGCGAGGAAGTACGGCAAGCGCTACGCGGAGCTCACGCCCATCATCACGACCTACCGGGAGCTGCAGTCGGTCCGCGAGGACCTGGAGGCGGCCAGGGAGCTGGCGCGCGAGGACCCGGCGTTCGCCGAGGAGGCGGCCGAGCTGGAGGCGAAGATCCCGGAGCTCGAGGACAGGCTGAAGCGCCTGCTGATCCCGAAGGACCCCAACGACGGCAAGGACATCATCATGGAGATCAAGGCGGGCGAGGGCGGCGAGGAGTCGGCCCTCTTCGCCGCGGATCTCCTCCGCATGTACCTCAGGTACGCCGAGCGGCTCGGCTACAAGGCCGAGATCATCAGCGCCCAGCCCTCCGAGCTCGGCGGGTACAAGGACGTGACCATCTCCATCAAGGGCAAGGAGGGGGCCTGGTCGCGCCTGAAGTACGAGGGCGGGGTGCACCGGGTGCAGCGGGTGCCGGTGACCGAGTCCCAGGGCCGCATCCACACCTCGGCGGCCGGCGTGCTCGTCTACCCGGAGGCCGAGGAGATCGACGTCCAGATCGACCCGAACGACCTGCGGATCGACGTGTTCCGGTCGAGCGGCCCCGGTGGCCAGAGCGTCAACACGACCGACTCCGCGGTCCGGATCACCCACATCCCCACCGGCGTGGTGGTCTCCTGCCAGAACGAGAAGAGCCAGCTCCAGAACAAGGAGGCGGCGATGCGCATCCTGCGCGCCCGGCTCCTCGCCCTCGCCCAGCAGGAGGCCGAGGCGGCGGCCGCCGCGGAGCGCCGGTCCCAGGTGCGCACGGTCGACCGGTCGGAGCGGATCAGGACCTACAACTTCCCGGAGAACCGGATCTCGGACCATCGGGTGGGTTACAAGGCGTACAACCTCGACCAAGTGCTCGACGGCGATCTCGATGGAGTGATACAGGCATTGATCGATGCCGAGCTGGCCGAGAAGCTCGCCGCCCACACGTCGTCCTGA
- a CDS encoding F0F1 ATP synthase subunit gamma → MGAQLRQLRRRIKSVKSTAKITRAQELIASSRIIRAQQRMQAAVPYEREITRAVSAVLSGTATVDHPLTVAKENPTSAGVLIVTSDRGFCGGFNANVLREAEALKGLLAERGLTMHPYVVGRKGVTWHRFRHREMAGEWSGFSDKPAYANAKEIADALIEAFKAKEGGIDEIHVIYTEFVSMLSQRVVVRRILPLEVEEAEAPAEGPLPYYEFEPNAGEVLDALLPRYIESRIYNALLQSAASEHAARRRAMKSATDNANELIGVLTRQMNQARQAEITQEISEIVGGADALADAAAGKE, encoded by the coding sequence ATGGGTGCTCAGCTGAGGCAGCTGCGGCGGCGGATCAAGTCGGTCAAGTCCACCGCGAAGATCACCCGCGCGCAGGAGCTGATCGCCTCGTCGCGGATCATCCGGGCGCAGCAGCGGATGCAGGCGGCCGTGCCGTACGAGCGTGAGATCACGCGGGCGGTCTCGGCCGTCCTGTCCGGTACCGCGACGGTGGACCATCCGCTGACGGTCGCGAAGGAGAACCCGACCTCGGCCGGCGTGCTCATCGTGACCAGCGACCGCGGTTTCTGCGGCGGCTTCAACGCGAACGTGCTCCGAGAGGCCGAGGCGCTCAAGGGTCTCCTGGCCGAGCGCGGGCTCACCATGCACCCGTACGTGGTGGGCCGCAAGGGGGTCACCTGGCACCGGTTCCGCCACCGCGAGATGGCCGGCGAGTGGTCCGGGTTCTCCGACAAACCGGCGTACGCGAACGCCAAGGAGATCGCCGACGCGCTGATCGAGGCCTTCAAGGCGAAAGAAGGCGGGATCGACGAGATCCACGTGATCTACACCGAGTTCGTCTCGATGCTGTCGCAGCGGGTCGTGGTGCGGCGGATCCTTCCGCTCGAGGTCGAGGAGGCGGAGGCGCCGGCCGAGGGGCCGCTGCCGTACTACGAGTTCGAGCCGAACGCCGGGGAGGTGCTCGATGCGCTGCTCCCGCGGTACATCGAGTCGCGGATCTACAACGCGCTCCTGCAGTCGGCGGCCTCTGAGCACGCCGCCCGGCGCCGCGCGATGAAGTCCGCGACCGACAACGCGAACGAGCTCATCGGTGTGCTCACCCGGCAGATGAACCAGGCCCGCCAGGCCGAGATCACTCAGGAAATCAGCGAGATCGTCGGTGGCGCCGATGCGCTGGCTGACGCCGCAGCGGGGAAAGAGTGA
- a CDS encoding MraY family glycosyltransferase produces the protein MREYLLLALVAAAVTYLLVPPVRAFALRIGAAPEVRDRDVHTVPTPRLGGLAMFGGLLAGLLVANHLPYVGGAINSGQTGQTVLALLAASGMIVVVGFLDDWLGMNPLMKLGGQIAAGGLLVYFGMYLPFLPLPQFMGGSTGLDSNLRTVLTIMIVVIVVNAVNFVDGLDGLAAGIVGIAAMATFAYSIALSQTTSGSRINTTAAITVILIGMCLGFLPHNFHPAKIFMGDTGAMLIGLLLATSLITITSSVDSGAVEMNRFPVMLPLVLPIAVMVLPLTDLILAVVRRTSAGLSPFAPDRGHLHHRLLDIGHSHRRTVLIMYAWTFLFAFTMVALSINGVPLILFPLTILLAVGVLIIMALPRWRSRRYAARGRHAARPQVPPQGGAPEPSRQRADAGSTR, from the coding sequence GTGCGGGAATATCTCCTCTTGGCACTAGTCGCGGCGGCGGTCACCTACCTGCTGGTGCCGCCGGTCAGGGCGTTCGCACTCCGCATCGGCGCCGCCCCCGAGGTGCGGGACCGAGACGTGCACACGGTGCCCACGCCCCGGCTGGGCGGCCTCGCCATGTTCGGCGGCCTGCTCGCCGGGCTGCTGGTGGCCAACCACCTGCCGTACGTCGGCGGCGCGATCAACAGCGGGCAGACCGGGCAGACCGTGCTGGCCCTGCTCGCCGCCAGCGGCATGATCGTGGTGGTCGGCTTCCTCGACGATTGGCTCGGGATGAACCCCCTGATGAAGCTCGGCGGCCAGATCGCGGCCGGCGGGCTTCTCGTGTATTTCGGGATGTACCTGCCCTTCCTCCCGCTGCCCCAGTTCATGGGCGGTTCCACCGGGCTGGACAGCAACCTGCGCACCGTCCTGACGATCATGATCGTGGTGATCGTCGTCAACGCGGTGAACTTCGTCGACGGCCTGGACGGCCTGGCCGCGGGCATCGTGGGGATCGCCGCGATGGCGACCTTCGCCTATTCGATCGCGCTCTCGCAGACGACCAGCGGGTCACGGATCAACACCACCGCGGCGATCACCGTGATCCTGATCGGCATGTGCCTCGGCTTCCTGCCGCACAACTTCCACCCGGCGAAGATCTTCATGGGCGACACAGGGGCGATGCTGATCGGGCTGCTGCTCGCCACCTCGCTCATCACGATCACGTCGTCGGTGGACTCCGGGGCGGTCGAGATGAACCGCTTCCCGGTGATGCTGCCGCTGGTGCTGCCGATCGCGGTCATGGTGCTGCCGTTGACCGACCTCATCCTGGCGGTGGTGCGCCGGACCTCGGCCGGGCTCTCGCCGTTCGCGCCGGACCGGGGTCACCTTCACCACCGGCTGCTTGACATCGGCCACTCGCACCGCCGCACCGTGCTGATCATGTACGCGTGGACGTTCCTGTTCGCGTTCACCATGGTCGCGCTGTCGATCAACGGCGTGCCGTTGATCCTGTTCCCGCTCACGATCCTGCTCGCGGTGGGCGTGCTGATCATCATGGCGCTGCCGCGGTGGCGGTCCCGGCGGTACGCCGCGCGCGGCAGGCACGCGGCGCGCCCGCAGGTGCCGCCGCAGGGCGGGGCGCCGGAGCCGTCCCGGCAGCGCGCGGACGCGGGCAGCACCCGCTGA
- the rpmE gene encoding 50S ribosomal protein L31, with product MKRDIHPEYVVTQVTCTCGNSFVTRSTAKNGVIHADVCSACHPFYTGKQKILDTGGRVARFEARFGKRTQQGKGK from the coding sequence ATGAAGCGTGATATCCACCCGGAGTACGTGGTCACCCAGGTGACCTGCACCTGCGGGAATTCGTTCGTCACTCGCAGCACCGCGAAGAACGGCGTGATCCACGCCGACGTCTGCTCCGCCTGCCACCCGTTCTACACGGGTAAGCAGAAGATCCTCGACACCGGTGGCCGGGTGGCGCGGTTCGAGGCGCGTTTCGGCAAGAGGACGCAGCAGGGCAAGGGCAAGTAG
- a CDS encoding F0F1 ATP synthase subunit delta, which yields MRGLSKAAMAQVEARFNVLAASADLGSLAEELFAIAGLFDREHGLRRNMSDPARPAELKAEILRSLLNGKVSDTAIEVAVAAVEAKWSRAGDLPDALERLGVTAAAAEAESFGEIDDLEDELFRFGRILAAYPELRRALSDPNIPGDRKRALLTELLEGKVTRAALRLITQLVVHPRGRSLESALDEYGWIVARLKERLVGVVRSAVPLTEEQKQRLAAWLRATYGREVHLNVEVDPKVLGGFSVQIGDHFIDTTIAGRIEDVRRRLAG from the coding sequence ATGCGTGGGCTGAGCAAGGCCGCAATGGCGCAGGTTGAGGCGCGGTTCAACGTCCTGGCTGCGTCGGCGGACCTTGGTTCGCTGGCCGAGGAGCTCTTCGCCATCGCCGGGCTGTTCGACCGCGAGCACGGGCTGCGGCGGAACATGTCCGATCCGGCCCGTCCCGCGGAGCTGAAGGCGGAGATCCTCAGGTCGTTGCTGAACGGCAAGGTCAGCGACACCGCGATCGAGGTCGCCGTCGCCGCCGTGGAGGCGAAGTGGTCCCGCGCCGGTGACCTTCCCGACGCGCTGGAGCGCCTCGGCGTGACGGCCGCCGCCGCTGAGGCGGAGTCGTTCGGCGAGATCGACGACCTGGAAGACGAGCTGTTCCGGTTCGGCAGGATCCTCGCCGCCTACCCCGAGCTGCGCCGGGCGCTCAGCGACCCGAACATCCCGGGCGACCGGAAGCGGGCGCTGCTGACCGAGCTGCTCGAAGGGAAGGTCACCCGCGCCGCCCTGCGGCTCATCACGCAGCTGGTGGTGCATCCGCGAGGACGTAGCCTGGAATCGGCCCTCGACGAGTACGGCTGGATCGTCGCGCGACTCAAGGAACGCCTGGTCGGCGTCGTGCGCAGCGCCGTACCGCTCACCGAGGAGCAGAAGCAGCGGCTCGCTGCGTGGCTGCGAGCCACCTACGGGCGAGAGGTTCACCTGAACGTCGAGGTGGACCCGAAGGTGCTCGGTGGGTTCTCCGTCCAGATCGGAGACCACTTCATCGACACCACGATCGCCGGACGAATCGAAGATGTCCGCCGCCGGTTGGCCGGCTGA
- the atpD gene encoding F0F1 ATP synthase subunit beta, translated as MTATAETAETVETGVGRVARVTGPVVDVEFPVDNMPEIYTALKVDVTLGGETKTLTLEVAQHLGDNIVRAISMQPTDGLVRGAPVINTGAPISVPVGDVVKGHVWNALGEPLDVPKASLEVKERWPIHRPAPPLDQLEPKTEILVTGIKVIDLLTPYMKGGKIGLFGGAGVGKTVLIQEMIRRVAMKFSGTSVFAGVGERTREGNDLWLEMKEAGVLKDTALVFGQMDEPPGTRLRVALSALTMAEYFRDVQKQDVLLFIDNIFRFSQAGSEVSTLLGRMPSAVGYQPTLADEMGVLQERITSTRGHSITSMQAIYVPADDITDPAPHNAFAHLDAQTVLSRPISEKGIYPAVDPLESSSRILDPQIVGEEHYQVAQETKRILQRYKELQDIIAILGVDELSEEDKVIVNRARRIERFLSHPMYAAEAFTGQPGEYVPLDETIESFKGLCAGEYDHLPEQAFFMVGGIEQAIAKAKELERRG; from the coding sequence ATGACCGCAACCGCAGAGACCGCAGAGACTGTCGAGACCGGCGTGGGCCGCGTCGCCCGCGTCACCGGTCCGGTTGTCGACGTGGAGTTCCCCGTCGACAACATGCCGGAGATTTACACCGCGCTCAAGGTGGACGTCACGCTGGGCGGCGAGACCAAGACCCTGACCCTGGAGGTCGCCCAGCACCTCGGTGACAACATCGTCCGGGCCATCTCGATGCAGCCGACCGACGGTCTGGTCCGGGGCGCGCCCGTGATCAACACCGGCGCTCCCATCTCGGTCCCGGTCGGCGACGTCGTGAAGGGCCACGTGTGGAACGCGCTCGGTGAGCCGCTCGACGTGCCCAAGGCCTCCCTGGAGGTCAAGGAGCGCTGGCCGATCCACCGCCCGGCCCCGCCGCTCGACCAGCTCGAGCCGAAGACCGAGATCCTGGTGACCGGTATCAAGGTCATCGACCTGCTCACCCCGTACATGAAGGGCGGCAAGATCGGCCTGTTCGGCGGTGCCGGGGTCGGCAAGACCGTCCTCATCCAGGAGATGATCCGCCGGGTCGCCATGAAGTTCTCCGGCACCTCGGTCTTCGCCGGGGTGGGCGAGCGGACCCGTGAGGGGAACGACCTCTGGCTGGAGATGAAGGAGGCGGGCGTCCTCAAGGACACCGCGCTCGTCTTCGGCCAGATGGACGAGCCCCCGGGCACCCGGCTCCGCGTCGCGCTCTCCGCGCTGACCATGGCGGAGTACTTCCGCGACGTGCAGAAGCAGGACGTGCTCCTGTTCATCGACAACATCTTCCGGTTCAGCCAGGCGGGTTCGGAGGTCTCCACCCTCCTCGGCCGTATGCCGTCGGCCGTGGGTTACCAGCCGACCCTCGCCGACGAGATGGGCGTGCTCCAGGAGCGGATCACGTCGACCCGCGGCCACTCGATCACCTCGATGCAGGCGATCTACGTGCCGGCGGACGACATCACCGACCCCGCGCCGCACAACGCGTTCGCGCACCTCGACGCGCAGACCGTGCTCTCGCGGCCGATCTCGGAGAAGGGCATCTACCCGGCGGTGGACCCGCTCGAGTCCTCCTCGCGGATCCTCGACCCGCAGATCGTGGGCGAGGAGCACTACCAGGTCGCGCAGGAGACCAAGCGGATCCTGCAGCGGTACAAGGAGCTGCAGGACATCATCGCCATCCTCGGTGTCGACGAGCTGTCCGAAGAGGACAAGGTCATCGTCAACCGGGCCCGCCGGATCGAGCGCTTCCTGTCTCACCCGATGTACGCCGCCGAGGCGTTCACCGGGCAGCCGGGCGAGTACGTGCCGCTGGACGAGACCATCGAGTCCTTCAAGGGTCTGTGCGCCGGTGAGTACGACCACCTGCCCGAGCAGGCGTTCTTCATGGTCGGCGGCATCGAGCAGGCGATCGCCAAGGCCAAGGAGCTCGAGCGCCGCGGGTAA
- a CDS encoding L-threonylcarbamoyladenylate synthase: MSRRYDCADKDELAAGLTDAASAVRRGELVVIPTDTVYGIGCDAFNTRAVAALLEAKGRGRDMPAPVLVGTVSAATALVQSLGTHGQDLIDAFWPGPLTLIFRANPSLAWDLGDTKGTVAVRMPMHQVALDLLRETGPMAVSSANRSGQPPATTVEEAQEQLGDAVSVYLDGGPCTDNVPSTIVDLTTAVPRLLRKGAIPVDKIRGVVGYLATED, translated from the coding sequence GTGAGCCGAAGGTACGACTGCGCTGACAAGGACGAACTGGCGGCCGGGCTGACCGACGCGGCCTCGGCCGTACGGCGGGGCGAGCTCGTCGTCATCCCCACGGACACCGTCTACGGCATCGGCTGCGACGCGTTCAACACGCGGGCGGTCGCGGCCCTGCTCGAGGCGAAGGGGCGGGGGAGGGACATGCCCGCCCCCGTGCTCGTCGGCACCGTCAGCGCGGCCACCGCGCTGGTGCAGAGCCTCGGCACCCACGGCCAGGACCTCATCGACGCCTTCTGGCCCGGCCCGCTCACGCTGATCTTCCGGGCCAACCCGTCGCTGGCCTGGGATCTCGGCGACACCAAGGGCACGGTGGCGGTCCGCATGCCCATGCACCAGGTCGCGCTCGACCTGCTCCGGGAGACCGGCCCCATGGCGGTGTCGAGCGCGAACCGCTCGGGCCAGCCGCCCGCGACCACGGTCGAGGAGGCCCAGGAGCAGCTCGGCGACGCCGTCTCCGTCTACCTCGACGGCGGCCCGTGCACCGACAACGTGCCGTCGACGATCGTCGACCTCACCACCGCGGTGCCGCGGCTGCTGCGCAAGGGCGCCATCCCGGTCGACAAGATCCGCGGAGTGGTCGGCTACCTCGCCACCGAGGACTGA
- the atpE gene encoding ATP synthase F0 subunit C: MNVLAEVTGHIGAIGYGLATLGPGIGVGLIFGQGVQAIARQPEAYGLIRQNMLLGFVLTEALALIGLVAPFIYG; this comes from the coding sequence ATGAACGTTCTCGCGGAAGTCACGGGTCACATCGGCGCTATCGGCTACGGTCTGGCGACCCTCGGCCCCGGCATCGGCGTGGGTCTGATCTTCGGCCAGGGCGTTCAGGCCATCGCCCGGCAGCCCGAGGCCTACGGCCTCATCCGGCAGAACATGCTGCTCGGCTTCGTTCTCACCGAGGCGCTGGCCCTGATCGGTCTCGTCGCGCCGTTCATCTACGGCTGA
- a CDS encoding F0F1 ATP synthase subunit B, producing MTLAATPLAAEGANPLLPHAYELVVGSFAFLVVFLVVGKILTPRIQKTLAERTEAIEGGIKRAQELQAEAQRTLEQYRAQLAEARHEAARLREEAREQGARIKAELRQEAEAEARRIIEAAQAQIEAERRQALIQLRGEIGRLSVELASRIVGESLEDEARQRRIIDRFLEELEARPEAVR from the coding sequence ATGACTCTGGCAGCTACGCCCCTGGCGGCGGAGGGGGCCAACCCCCTGCTCCCGCACGCCTACGAACTGGTCGTCGGCAGCTTCGCCTTCCTCGTCGTCTTCCTCGTGGTCGGCAAGATCCTCACGCCGCGGATCCAGAAGACCCTCGCCGAGCGCACGGAGGCGATCGAGGGCGGCATCAAGAGGGCCCAGGAGCTCCAGGCCGAGGCTCAGCGCACCCTGGAGCAGTACCGCGCTCAGCTCGCCGAGGCCCGGCACGAGGCGGCGCGGCTGCGCGAGGAGGCCCGCGAACAGGGGGCGCGCATCAAGGCCGAGCTCCGCCAGGAGGCCGAGGCCGAGGCGCGGCGCATCATCGAGGCGGCTCAGGCCCAGATCGAGGCCGAGCGGCGGCAGGCGCTCATCCAGCTCCGCGGCGAGATCGGGCGCCTGTCCGTCGAGCTCGCCAGCCGCATCGTCGGCGAGTCCCTCGAGGATGAGGCGCGCCAGCGCCGGATCATCGACCGGTTCCTCGAAGAGCTCGAGGCCCGACCGGAAGCGGTTCGGTGA